A genome region from Phoenix dactylifera cultivar Barhee BC4 chromosome 18, palm_55x_up_171113_PBpolish2nd_filt_p, whole genome shotgun sequence includes the following:
- the LOC120104408 gene encoding 3-dehydroquinate synthase, chloroplastic-like: MAASTSSIRSSLLSSPKLSGPRLSGLVSGHRAVFSIRRRSLDFPSLASLSVSLRSAPNRSTMSESAAPVVEGTPQKADSRVSTIVEVDLGNRSYPIYIGSGLLDEPDLLQRHVHGKRVLVVTNTTIAPLYLDKVIKALTHGNSNVSVESVILPDGEAYKDMETLMKIFDKAIESRMDRRCTFVALGGGVIGDMCGFAAAAFLRGVNFIQIPTTLMAQVDSSVGGKTGINHPLGKNLIGAFYQPQSVLIDTDTLITLPDRELASGIAEVVKYGLIRDADFFEWQEKNMQGLLGRDPSALAYAIKRSCENKAEVVALDEKESGLRATLNLGHTFGHAIETGFGYGQWLHGEAVAAGMVMAVDMSRRLGWIDGTIVKRVLDILQKAKLPTEPPEMMTVEKFRTAMAVDKKVADGLLRLILLKGPLGNCVFTGDYDRKALDDTLHAFCKS; encoded by the exons ATGGCGGCCTCCACATCTTCAATccgctcctctctcctctcctcccccaAGCTCTCCGGTCCCCGCCTCTCCGGCTTGGTCTCCGGCCACCGTGCCGTCTTCTCCATCCGCCGTCGCAGCCTTGACTTCCCCTCCCTCGCGTCGCTGTCGGTCTCCCTCCGGTCCGCTCCGAATCGCTCCACGATGTCCGAGAGCGCCGCGCCGGTGGTGGAAGGGACGCCGCAGAAGGCGGATTCCAGAGTTTCCACGATCGTGGAGGTCGATCTTGGGAACCGGAGCTACCCTATCTACATCGGCTCCGGCCTGCTTGACGAACCCGATCTTCTCCAGAG GCATGTTCACGGGAAGAGGGTTCTGGTGGTAACTAACACTACGATTGCACCACTGTATCTTGACAAAGTTATCAAAGCGTTGACTCATGGGAATTCGAATGTTTCCGTTGAGAGCGTGATTTTACCTGACGGAGAAGCATACAAGGACATG GAAACATTGATGAAGATCTTTGATAAGGCCATAGAGTCTAGGATGGATCGGCGTTGTACCTTTGTGGCACTGGGTGGTGGAGTCATCGGTGATATGTGTGGGTTTGCTGCTGCTGCCTTTCTTCGTGGTGTTAATTTCATTCAGATTCCAACTACTCTAATGGCTCAG GTGGATTCATCAGTTGGGGGGAAAACTGGAATAAACCATCCACTGGGGAAAAACTTGATTGGCGCCTTCTACCAACCACAATCTGTACTTATAGATACCGACACTCTAATTACATTACCTGATCGGGAACTGGCTTCGGGTATAGCAGAAGTTGTGAAGTATGGGCTCATTAGAGATGCAGATTTCTTTGAATGGCAAGAAAAGAACATGCAGGGACTGTTAGGAAG GGACCCAAGTGCCTTAGCATATGCTATCAAGCGATCATGTGAAAACAAAGCTGAGGTCGTTGCATTGGATGAGAAGGAAAGTGGGCTGCGGGCAACCTTGAACTTGGGTCATACATTTGGTCAT GCTATTGAGACAGGCTTTGGCTATGGACAGTGGCTCCATGGTGAAGCTGTTGCAGCTGGAATG GTGATGGCAGTTGACATGTCCCGTCGTCTAGGCTGGATTGATGGTACAATTGTAAAGCGGGTCCTTGACATCCTACAGAAGGCTAAGCTTCCAACAGAACCACCTGAGATGATGACAGTGGAGAAGTTTAGAACTGCTATGGCT GTTGATAAAAAGGTGGCTGATGGATTGCTAAGGCTCATCCTTCTTAAAGGTCCTCTGGGCAACTGTGTTTTCACCGGCGATTACGACAGGAAGGCCCTTGATGACACTCTTCATGCCTTCTGCAAGAGCTGA